In Micromonospora sp. WMMD980, the following are encoded in one genomic region:
- a CDS encoding DUF4307 domain-containing protein: MSETHTTVAPDTPVFPPGRYGRRREPGRRRPLLLALVVAVVLALLGLGAAKLYTQYGDPDYQGEMISYTGITDSRVVVDFRVTVPPGGSATCLLRARSHDGAEVGHVEATVTAAPGQRHVRTTREVPTTARPFIGEVLRCRPAG, from the coding sequence GTGAGCGAGACGCACACCACAGTCGCACCGGACACGCCCGTCTTCCCGCCCGGCCGGTACGGCCGCCGCCGGGAGCCGGGGCGCCGCCGGCCACTCCTGCTCGCCCTGGTGGTCGCGGTCGTGCTGGCCCTCCTCGGGTTGGGCGCCGCGAAGCTCTACACCCAGTACGGCGATCCCGACTACCAGGGCGAGATGATCAGCTACACCGGGATCACCGACTCCCGGGTGGTGGTCGACTTCCGGGTCACCGTGCCGCCGGGCGGCTCCGCCACCTGCCTGCTGCGGGCCCGCTCGCACGACGGCGCCGAGGTGGGCCATGTCGAGGCCACGGTGACCGCCGCACCCGGCCAACGCCACGTCCGGACCACGCGGGAGGTGCCGACCACCGCCCGGCCGTTCATCGGCGAGGTGCTGCGCTGCCGACCGGCCGGCTGA
- the greA gene encoding transcription elongation factor GreA — MSTNGNEAPATWLSQDAHDRLQAELDELIANRPVIAAEINARREEGDLRENGGYHAAREEQGKAEGRILYLKELLRTAKVGEAPDADAVSPGMVVTIYFDDDADDTETFLLGSREIASTTDLTVYSPESALGKAILGGKAGQTCTYTAPSGADIKVTVVSFEPYSG; from the coding sequence GTGTCCACAAACGGAAACGAGGCGCCCGCCACCTGGCTGTCCCAGGACGCTCACGACCGCCTCCAGGCCGAGCTCGACGAGCTGATCGCCAACCGGCCGGTCATCGCCGCCGAGATCAACGCCCGGCGCGAGGAGGGCGACCTGCGGGAGAACGGTGGCTACCACGCCGCCCGCGAGGAGCAGGGCAAGGCCGAGGGTCGCATCCTCTACCTCAAGGAGCTGCTGCGCACCGCCAAGGTCGGTGAGGCGCCGGACGCCGACGCGGTGTCGCCCGGCATGGTCGTCACGATCTACTTCGACGACGACGCCGACGACACCGAGACGTTCCTGCTCGGCTCCCGCGAGATCGCCTCCACCACCGACCTCACCGTCTACAGCCCCGAGTCCGCGCTCGGCAAGGCGATCCTCGGCGGCAAGGCGGGGCAGACCTGCACCTACACCGCGCCCAGCGGCGCCGACATCAAGGTGACCGTGGTCTCCTTCGAGCCCTACTCGGGCTGA